In Azospirillum baldaniorum, one DNA window encodes the following:
- a CDS encoding OsmC family protein — translation MAVRQSDAEWRGNLAQGSGTMRLGSGAFEGAYSFPSRFENGTGTNPEELIAAAHAGCFSMALSAGLSKAGHTPTRVHTTARVHLDKAGDGFAITKIELDCEAEIPGIDAETFRQQAEGAKKNCPVSKALTGTEITLNARLA, via the coding sequence ATGGCTGTGCGGCAATCGGATGCGGAGTGGCGCGGCAACCTCGCCCAGGGGTCCGGCACGATGCGGCTGGGCAGCGGCGCGTTCGAAGGCGCCTACTCCTTCCCGTCGCGCTTCGAGAACGGCACCGGCACCAACCCGGAGGAACTGATCGCCGCCGCCCACGCCGGCTGCTTCTCCATGGCGCTGTCCGCCGGCCTGTCGAAGGCCGGGCACACGCCGACGCGCGTGCACACCACCGCCCGCGTCCATCTCGACAAGGCCGGCGACGGATTCGCCATCACGAAGATCGAACTGGACTGCGAGGCCGAGATTCCCGGCATCGACGCCGAGACCTTTCGGCAGCAGGCCGAGGGTGCGAAGAAGAATTGCCCGGTGTCCAAGGCGCTGACCGGCACGGAGATCACCCTGAACGCCCGGCTTGCGTGA
- a CDS encoding acyl carrier protein — protein MRQPDWQIAAGTAPRGGDAQAVSAADIRALLADSGWLATDASALSDEDDLYAAGLTSHGSVNLMLALEERYGVEFPEHLLRRRTFESIAAIRSAVAGLLDGAPGGMEAGGMGAG, from the coding sequence ATGCGCCAACCGGATTGGCAGATCGCGGCTGGAACGGCGCCACGGGGCGGCGATGCCCAGGCGGTCAGTGCCGCCGACATCCGGGCGCTTCTGGCCGACAGCGGCTGGTTGGCCACCGACGCTTCCGCCTTGTCCGACGAGGACGATCTCTACGCCGCCGGATTGACCTCCCATGGGTCGGTGAACCTGATGCTGGCGCTGGAGGAGCGCTACGGCGTCGAGTTCCCGGAACATCTGCTGCGCCGCCGCACCTTCGAGAGCATCGCGGCGATCCGGTCCGCGGTCGCCGGTCTGCTGGACGGCGCCCCGGGCGGGATGGAGGCCGGCGGGATGGGGGCCGGATGA
- a CDS encoding acyl-CoA dehydrogenase family protein: MKAPAPDSLPAMAAEAAAGAASEAAAIAGRHADSVDREARFPAEAFASLKEARLLGLMVPRAFGGGGGGLTDAAAVAHALAQKCPSTGLIYAMHQIQVACLVRHGQGSDWHRGFLKRLAEEQLLLASATTEAGIGGDVRSSACAVTGTVEGETGGAFRLEKQATVISYGAEADAILVTARRTADSPPSDQVIVPVLRGQTRLEEIGGWDTLGMRGTRSVGYRLVAEAERAQILPLPYADISARTMLPVTHILWSSVWLGIATDAVARAAAFIRAEARKRPGTPPGARRLAEATAGLQAMRGMVRGALARFEEAADNPDRLTSLGFAVAMNTLKTEAAEMVVRIVGQAMLAGGLSAYRNDSPHSLGRHLRDAHSAPLMINNDRILGNTANLLLAHRDNGSLFG, from the coding sequence ATGAAGGCGCCCGCGCCGGACAGCCTGCCCGCCATGGCCGCCGAGGCTGCCGCCGGAGCCGCGTCCGAGGCCGCCGCCATCGCTGGGCGCCATGCCGACAGCGTGGACCGCGAGGCGCGTTTTCCCGCCGAAGCCTTCGCCTCCCTGAAGGAGGCACGGCTGCTCGGCCTGATGGTGCCGCGGGCCTTCGGCGGCGGTGGCGGCGGTCTGACCGACGCCGCGGCGGTGGCCCACGCGCTCGCCCAGAAATGCCCGTCCACCGGGCTGATCTACGCCATGCACCAGATCCAGGTCGCCTGCCTCGTGCGCCATGGGCAGGGCAGCGACTGGCATCGCGGCTTCCTGAAGCGGTTGGCCGAAGAACAGCTTCTTCTCGCCTCCGCGACGACCGAAGCCGGGATCGGCGGTGACGTGCGCTCCAGCGCCTGCGCGGTGACCGGCACGGTGGAGGGCGAGACGGGCGGCGCCTTCCGGCTGGAAAAGCAAGCGACGGTCATCTCCTACGGGGCGGAAGCCGATGCGATCCTGGTGACGGCGCGGCGCACGGCGGATTCGCCGCCCTCCGACCAAGTCATCGTTCCGGTGCTGCGCGGGCAGACCCGGTTGGAGGAGATCGGCGGCTGGGACACGCTGGGCATGCGGGGCACCCGCAGCGTCGGCTACCGGCTGGTGGCGGAGGCGGAGCGGGCGCAGATCCTGCCGCTTCCCTACGCCGACATCTCCGCCCGCACCATGCTGCCGGTGACCCACATCCTGTGGAGCAGCGTCTGGCTGGGCATCGCGACGGACGCGGTGGCGCGGGCCGCCGCCTTCATCCGGGCGGAGGCGCGCAAGCGTCCCGGCACCCCGCCGGGGGCGCGGCGTCTCGCCGAGGCGACCGCCGGCCTTCAGGCCATGCGCGGCATGGTGCGCGGCGCGCTTGCCCGGTTCGAGGAGGCGGCGGACAATCCCGACCGCCTCACCTCCCTGGGCTTCGCGGTCGCCATGAACACGCTGAAGACCGAAGCGGCGGAGATGGTGGTGCGGATCGTGGGGCAGGCGATGCTGGCCGGCGGCCTGTCCGCCTACCGCAACGACAGCCCCCACAGCCTGGGCCGCCACCTGCGCGACGCCCATTCGGCGCCGCTGATGATCAACAACGACCGGATCCTGGGCAACACGGCGAACCTGCTGCTGGCGCACAGGGACAACGGTTCTCTCTTCGGCTGA
- a CDS encoding amino acid--[acyl-carrier-protein] ligase: MRRMDMRAEGTPVENGQAAFRDALIAAGLLIPTGVDGLYGRSGVFEDVVERFNDLITTWGGGDGADVMRFPPGVARHQFEQSGYLKSFPHLAGTVHAFKGDERAHQSLLRRLEEGEEWTDAQLATNVVLTPAACYPVYPTIAERGPLPADGALVDVYSYCFRHEPSLDPARMQLFRMREYVCVGTPEQVMEFRQSWVERGRALMESLALPVAVDLANDPFFGRAGRMLAASQRDQGLKFELLIPIASAEQPTACLSFNYHQDHFGLLWDLRTPDGAVAHTACVGFGMERVALALFRHHGFDVKAWPAAVRAVLWG, encoded by the coding sequence ATGCGGCGGATGGACATGCGGGCAGAGGGCACACCGGTGGAGAATGGGCAGGCGGCGTTCCGCGACGCGCTGATCGCGGCCGGGCTGCTGATCCCCACGGGGGTCGATGGGCTGTACGGCCGCAGCGGCGTCTTCGAGGACGTCGTGGAGCGCTTCAACGACCTGATCACCACCTGGGGCGGTGGCGATGGGGCGGACGTCATGCGCTTTCCCCCGGGGGTGGCCCGTCACCAGTTCGAACAGAGCGGCTATCTGAAGAGCTTTCCGCATCTGGCCGGAACCGTTCATGCCTTCAAGGGCGACGAGCGCGCCCATCAATCCCTGCTGCGCCGGCTGGAGGAGGGGGAGGAGTGGACCGACGCCCAGTTGGCGACCAACGTCGTCCTGACCCCCGCCGCCTGCTACCCCGTCTACCCCACCATCGCGGAGCGCGGGCCGCTGCCCGCTGACGGCGCGCTGGTCGACGTCTATTCCTACTGCTTCCGCCATGAACCGTCGCTAGACCCGGCGCGGATGCAGCTGTTCCGGATGCGCGAATATGTGTGCGTCGGCACGCCGGAGCAGGTGATGGAATTCCGGCAAAGCTGGGTGGAGCGGGGGCGGGCGCTGATGGAATCGCTGGCCCTGCCGGTCGCCGTCGATCTGGCGAACGACCCCTTCTTCGGGCGGGCCGGGCGGATGCTGGCGGCCAGCCAGCGCGACCAGGGCCTGAAATTCGAACTGCTGATCCCCATCGCGTCGGCGGAGCAGCCGACCGCCTGCCTCAGCTTCAACTACCACCAGGACCATTTCGGGCTGCTGTGGGATCTGCGGACCCCGGATGGCGCGGTCGCCCACACGGCCTGCGTCGGCTTCGGGATGGAGCGGGTGGCGCTGGCGCTGTTCCGCCATCACGGCTTCGACGTGAAGGCGTGGCCCGCCGCCGTGCGCGCCGTCCTTTGGGGCTGA
- a CDS encoding DUF1839 family protein yields the protein MAHPLDRPDRDWAETNCYTDLWLGLLRALGMEPMAALAFTVAQDFEGDQFTFFKVPPEDLRRLYGLEVQELALYDRVETHAAVQVARGRPVLVEVDGYHLPDTRGTSYRAQHVKTTIAILGMDAGARRLDYIHNAGRFTLEGEDYDGLFAPAPLFPYVEFVKRSGPALEGEALMDASRGLLSHHLRRRPAGNPIAAFRAALPEQLEILAARPMDYFHLYAFNTLRQVGANFELLGMHVRWIGAPADAAEACATLSATAKAFQFQLARGVHRRRFGDYAEPLEAMERAYDRALGALTRRYG from the coding sequence ATGGCGCATCCGCTCGACAGGCCGGACCGCGACTGGGCGGAGACCAACTGCTACACCGACCTGTGGCTCGGGCTGCTGCGGGCGCTGGGGATGGAGCCGATGGCCGCCCTGGCCTTCACCGTCGCGCAGGATTTCGAAGGCGACCAGTTCACCTTCTTCAAGGTGCCGCCGGAGGATCTGCGCCGCCTCTACGGTCTGGAGGTGCAGGAACTCGCCCTCTACGACCGGGTGGAGACCCACGCGGCGGTGCAGGTGGCGCGCGGCCGTCCCGTGCTGGTCGAGGTGGACGGCTATCATCTGCCGGACACACGGGGGACGTCGTATCGCGCGCAGCACGTCAAGACGACCATCGCGATCCTCGGCATGGACGCGGGCGCACGGCGGCTCGACTACATCCACAACGCCGGACGCTTCACGCTGGAAGGGGAGGACTACGACGGCCTGTTCGCCCCCGCCCCCCTGTTCCCCTATGTGGAGTTCGTGAAGCGCAGCGGCCCGGCCTTGGAGGGAGAGGCTTTGATGGACGCCTCGCGTGGGCTCCTGTCCCACCATCTGCGCCGTCGCCCGGCGGGCAACCCCATCGCCGCCTTCCGCGCCGCGCTGCCGGAGCAACTGGAGATACTGGCCGCCCGGCCCATGGACTATTTCCATCTCTACGCCTTCAACACGCTGCGGCAGGTGGGGGCGAATTTCGAGCTTCTCGGGATGCATGTCCGTTGGATCGGCGCGCCGGCGGACGCGGCGGAGGCCTGCGCCACCCTCTCCGCCACCGCCAAGGCGTTTCAGTTCCAGCTCGCACGCGGCGTGCACCGGCGGCGCTTCGGCGATTACGCGGAACCGCTTGAGGCGATGGAGCGAGCGTACGACCGCGCGCTCGGCGCGCTGACCCGCCGCTACGGGTGA
- a CDS encoding glycoside hydrolase family 2 protein: MARLHAVTGRSVTPLSAGWELCVTEPGGTPAGDWLPAPVPGTVAQALRAAGLYRLGEPLPLHDRDVWYRVTLTGDGPCTLRFHGLATVAEVWLDGKRILASDSMFQRHDVPVTLRGTHALRIVFRALNPVLKARKGRGRWPVRLAKPAGLRAVRTTLLGHMPGWCPPVPAVGPWRPVELITEDGPLRVRSADLRATLEGRDGRLSLTLAAAWNGSAPPPGWLEVGEARAPLRWTAPGELRGDLRLPEIEPWWPHSHGNPALHTVRAAIGDERIDLGRTGFRRIEREPGDGFSLRINGERIFCRGACWSSPDIVALPGTRDAYAPWLELARQAGMTMLRVPGIAAYEADAFFDLCDEMGILVWQDFMFANFDYPADEPFLDGARREAAQFLDRVQASPSLAVLCGGSETEQQAAMLGLPRERWSQPLFDSVLRDEAERGRPDVPYVANSPTGGPLPFAADVGVTHYYGVGAYLRPLEDARRANVRFASECLAFANMPAAGALPGVPAVHDPRWKARVPRDPGAPWDFEDVRDHYLRTLYGGDPMVLRYEDPDRYARLSRAVTAEVMEAVFAEWRRVDSSCAGGLVWMFQDVWPGAGWGVVDAAGVPKAAWHALHRAFRPVQVLLTDEGVNGLAIHLLNETADPVVAALTLTALRRGEVPVLRAERTVTLPPRSAQVMPAAALSDRFVDLTGAYRFGPPTHDAVVAALSDARSGAAVAEAFYFPQGGRMERSDVGLDARVERTAEGWHLVLSSRRLARSVHIEDDGFRGEEEWFHLPPGVERRVRLIARHPGAAAPDGDVHVLNGLDPTRYRGAA; the protein is encoded by the coding sequence ATGGCGCGCCTTCACGCCGTGACCGGCCGCAGCGTGACGCCCCTGTCCGCAGGGTGGGAGCTGTGCGTGACCGAGCCGGGCGGAACGCCCGCGGGGGATTGGCTGCCCGCCCCGGTGCCCGGCACCGTCGCCCAGGCTCTGCGCGCGGCGGGGCTCTACCGGCTGGGCGAACCGCTTCCCCTCCACGACCGCGATGTCTGGTACCGGGTGACGCTGACCGGTGACGGGCCTTGCACCCTGCGCTTCCATGGCCTCGCCACCGTCGCGGAGGTCTGGCTGGATGGCAAGCGCATCCTGGCCAGCGACAGCATGTTCCAGCGCCACGACGTGCCCGTCACGCTGCGCGGGACGCACGCGCTGCGCATCGTCTTCCGCGCCCTGAACCCGGTGCTGAAGGCGCGGAAGGGGCGGGGCCGCTGGCCGGTCCGGCTGGCCAAGCCGGCGGGGCTGCGCGCGGTGAGGACCACGCTGCTGGGGCACATGCCCGGATGGTGCCCGCCCGTGCCGGCGGTCGGCCCCTGGCGCCCGGTGGAACTGATCACGGAGGACGGTCCGCTGCGCGTCCGCTCGGCGGACCTGCGCGCCACGCTGGAGGGGCGGGACGGCCGCCTGTCCCTGACGCTGGCGGCGGCCTGGAACGGGTCCGCTCCCCCGCCGGGCTGGCTTGAGGTGGGGGAGGCGCGGGCTCCGCTCCGCTGGACCGCGCCGGGGGAACTGCGCGGCGACCTCCGCCTGCCGGAAATCGAACCATGGTGGCCGCACAGCCACGGCAACCCGGCGCTCCACACCGTGCGCGCGGCGATCGGCGACGAGCGCATCGATCTCGGGCGCACCGGCTTCCGCCGCATCGAGCGCGAGCCCGGCGACGGCTTCTCCCTGCGCATCAACGGGGAGCGCATCTTCTGCCGCGGTGCCTGCTGGAGCAGTCCGGACATCGTCGCCCTGCCGGGGACGCGCGACGCCTACGCCCCCTGGCTGGAACTGGCGCGGCAGGCCGGCATGACCATGCTGCGGGTACCGGGCATCGCCGCCTACGAGGCCGATGCCTTTTTCGACCTGTGCGATGAGATGGGGATCCTCGTCTGGCAGGACTTCATGTTCGCCAATTTCGACTATCCGGCCGACGAGCCGTTCCTCGACGGCGCCCGACGGGAAGCGGCACAGTTCCTCGACCGTGTCCAGGCCTCGCCGTCGTTGGCCGTGCTGTGCGGCGGCAGCGAGACGGAGCAGCAGGCGGCCATGCTCGGCCTGCCGCGCGAGCGCTGGAGCCAACCGCTGTTCGACAGCGTCCTGCGGGACGAGGCGGAGCGGGGGAGGCCCGACGTGCCCTATGTCGCCAACTCCCCGACCGGCGGGCCGCTGCCCTTCGCCGCCGACGTGGGGGTGACCCATTATTACGGCGTCGGGGCCTATCTCCGCCCGCTGGAGGACGCGCGCCGGGCGAATGTCCGTTTCGCCTCCGAATGCCTCGCCTTCGCCAACATGCCGGCCGCCGGGGCGCTGCCCGGCGTGCCGGCGGTCCATGACCCGCGCTGGAAGGCGCGCGTGCCGCGGGACCCCGGCGCCCCGTGGGATTTCGAGGATGTGCGGGACCATTACCTGCGGACGCTGTACGGCGGCGATCCCATGGTCCTGCGCTACGAGGACCCCGACCGCTACGCGCGGCTGTCGCGCGCCGTGACGGCGGAGGTCATGGAGGCGGTCTTCGCGGAGTGGCGTCGGGTGGACTCTTCCTGCGCGGGTGGGCTGGTCTGGATGTTCCAGGACGTCTGGCCGGGGGCCGGCTGGGGCGTGGTCGATGCCGCGGGCGTGCCGAAGGCGGCGTGGCACGCTCTGCACCGCGCCTTCCGGCCGGTGCAGGTCCTGTTGACCGACGAGGGGGTGAACGGGCTGGCGATCCATCTGCTGAACGAGACGGCGGATCCGGTGGTGGCGGCGCTGACCCTGACCGCCCTGCGGCGGGGCGAGGTGCCGGTGCTGCGTGCCGAGCGGACGGTCACCCTGCCGCCGCGCAGCGCCCAGGTCATGCCGGCGGCGGCTCTGTCCGACCGTTTCGTCGATCTGACCGGTGCCTACCGTTTCGGCCCGCCCACCCACGACGCGGTGGTGGCGGCGCTCTCCGATGCGCGCTCCGGCGCTGCGGTGGCGGAGGCCTTTTATTTCCCGCAGGGCGGGCGGATGGAGCGCTCGGACGTGGGGCTGGACGCCCGCGTGGAGCGGACGGCGGAGGGTTGGCATCTGGTGCTGTCCAGCCGGCGCCTCGCCCGCTCCGTCCACATCGAAGACGACGGGTTCCGGGGGGAGGAGGAATGGTTTCATCTCCCGCCAGGGGTGGAGCGCCGGGTCAGGCTGATCGCGCGCCACCCCGGCGCTGCGGCGCCCGATGGTGACGTCCATGTATTGAACGGCCTGGACCCAACGCGCTACCGGGGGGCAGCATGA
- a CDS encoding serine aminopeptidase domain-containing protein, with protein MTPDPSTPVLFEGCFGWLHPAGGRRGVVLCAPYGSEALATHRAWRRFAESLAAAGLPVLRFDHSGTGDSVGEEDDPARLEAWLGGIRAAVTHLRTVTGVEEVALVGLRLGALLAAAAARAAGADALVLLAPFPSGRIFLQELRAVALLAERPADAPPAVGPEGIDSAGFRLTPETAEALRALDLARMTEAPARRVLILDRPEGRAAALAERFRALGADVEEASFPDHARLITSVQHAAFDCSAFARAAAWLAQGMAPAKPGRTVEAPFPRLRLPGAVERPLRFGPGAGLFGILCEPATVAVTGSPAVLLLNSGATPHSGTGRMSVRLARRLAARGIASLRMDLGGLGDSASKPGRRDGLIYCRDMVEDAQAGLDALAAAGHGAAVAVGLCAGAAVALHVALADPRVVGLALVNPGRFVLGDGVTQEEAIGSAVKPTAAYLPRLTEPAVWRAILRQDRKASRVARGLSERAARRLRIGAGRLRAGLTGRGYARDDVLHAFQALSERGVRTLMVHSAGDVTLGELEAQAGTDGGRLRRMGGLWMERLAGADHSLMERAARERFADLLDDLLDRIGTGATGTVRGKGPGPPEGTGALRVNHATGNSPA; from the coding sequence ATGACGCCCGATCCGTCCACACCCGTTTTGTTCGAGGGCTGCTTCGGGTGGCTGCACCCGGCCGGTGGGCGTCGCGGCGTCGTGCTGTGCGCGCCTTACGGTAGCGAGGCGTTGGCCACCCACCGGGCGTGGCGCCGCTTCGCCGAAAGCTTGGCCGCCGCCGGCTTGCCGGTACTGCGCTTCGACCATTCCGGGACAGGAGACAGCGTCGGCGAGGAGGACGATCCGGCCCGCCTGGAGGCGTGGCTCGGCGGCATCCGGGCGGCCGTCACCCATCTGCGCACGGTCACCGGGGTCGAGGAGGTGGCTCTGGTGGGCTTGCGGCTGGGCGCCCTGCTCGCCGCGGCGGCGGCGCGCGCGGCGGGAGCGGACGCGCTGGTTCTGCTGGCGCCTTTTCCCTCGGGCCGGATCTTCCTGCAGGAGTTGCGGGCGGTCGCCCTGCTCGCCGAACGGCCGGCGGACGCCCCGCCCGCGGTGGGGCCGGAGGGGATCGACAGCGCCGGTTTCCGCCTGACGCCGGAGACGGCGGAGGCTCTGCGGGCGCTCGACCTCGCGCGGATGACGGAAGCCCCGGCCCGGCGGGTGCTGATCCTCGACCGCCCGGAAGGCCGCGCCGCCGCTCTGGCGGAGCGGTTCCGTGCGCTGGGGGCCGATGTCGAGGAGGCGTCCTTTCCCGACCACGCGCGGCTGATCACCAGCGTGCAGCACGCGGCCTTCGACTGCTCGGCCTTCGCGCGGGCGGCGGCCTGGCTGGCGCAGGGCATGGCGCCGGCCAAGCCGGGCCGAACGGTGGAAGCGCCCTTTCCCCGTCTGCGGCTTCCCGGCGCCGTGGAGCGCCCGCTCCGCTTCGGTCCTGGAGCCGGTCTGTTCGGCATCCTCTGCGAACCCGCGACCGTCGCGGTCACCGGGTCGCCCGCCGTGCTGCTGCTGAACAGCGGCGCCACGCCACACAGCGGCACCGGGCGCATGTCGGTGCGGCTGGCCCGCCGGTTGGCGGCGCGGGGGATCGCCTCACTGCGCATGGACCTGGGCGGGTTGGGGGACAGCGCGTCGAAGCCGGGGCGCCGCGACGGGCTGATCTATTGCCGCGACATGGTGGAGGACGCGCAGGCCGGGTTGGACGCGCTGGCGGCGGCGGGGCATGGCGCCGCCGTGGCCGTGGGGCTGTGCGCCGGGGCGGCGGTGGCGCTGCACGTCGCGCTGGCCGACCCGCGCGTGGTCGGGCTGGCGCTGGTCAATCCGGGCCGTTTCGTGCTGGGGGACGGGGTGACGCAGGAGGAAGCGATCGGCAGCGCGGTGAAACCGACCGCGGCCTATCTTCCCCGCTTGACCGAGCCGGCGGTGTGGCGGGCCATCCTTCGCCAGGACCGCAAAGCGTCGCGCGTCGCGCGCGGCCTGTCGGAGCGCGCGGCCCGCCGCCTGCGCATCGGGGCCGGGCGGCTGCGCGCCGGGCTGACGGGGCGGGGCTACGCGCGGGACGACGTGCTCCACGCCTTCCAGGCGCTGTCCGAGCGTGGCGTCCGCACGCTGATGGTGCACAGCGCGGGGGACGTGACCCTGGGGGAACTGGAGGCGCAGGCCGGAACGGACGGCGGGCGGCTGCGCCGGATGGGCGGGCTGTGGATGGAGCGCCTCGCCGGGGCCGATCACAGCCTGATGGAGCGCGCCGCGCGGGAGCGCTTCGCCGATCTGCTGGATGACCTGCTGGACCGCATCGGCACAGGAGCGACGGGCACCGTGCGCGGGAAGGGCCCCGGCCCACCGGAAGGGACCGGGGCTCTCCGCGTCAATCACGCGACGGGAAATAGCCCAGCATGA
- a CDS encoding phage tail protein: protein MDFYIGTIFPFAGNFAPVNTQQCLGQTVNSQQYQALWAVTAGAFGGTPGASTFVLPDLRGRVMVGPGISPYTSSTLNPGNSGGTQYTTVSGANLPVHTHSAAFQGGSVGGSVPFNATVSVPLNPAVGNSNSPSGNPVVLGGQFIDPSTDVTLNGPYIPASSLPTPPSGSSLTGALSTQGTVSGGPTGASIAVSAGGGVAGPTPFNNLQPYQSLFFFIFMLGYFPSRD, encoded by the coding sequence ATGGACTTCTACATTGGCACCATCTTTCCATTCGCCGGCAACTTCGCCCCGGTGAACACCCAGCAATGTCTGGGACAGACCGTCAATTCCCAGCAGTACCAAGCCTTGTGGGCGGTCACGGCCGGCGCCTTCGGCGGCACGCCGGGCGCCTCGACGTTCGTCCTGCCCGACCTGCGCGGCCGCGTGATGGTGGGGCCGGGGATCAGCCCCTACACCAGCAGCACGCTCAACCCCGGCAATTCGGGTGGCACGCAGTACACGACGGTCAGCGGCGCCAACCTGCCGGTGCACACCCACAGCGCGGCCTTCCAGGGCGGCAGCGTGGGCGGCAGCGTGCCGTTCAACGCGACGGTCTCGGTCCCGCTGAACCCTGCCGTCGGCAACAGCAACAGCCCGTCCGGCAACCCGGTGGTGCTGGGCGGACAGTTCATCGATCCGAGCACCGACGTGACCCTCAACGGGCCCTACATCCCAGCCTCGAGCCTGCCGACGCCGCCCAGCGGAAGCTCGCTGACCGGCGCGCTCTCCACCCAGGGCACGGTCAGCGGGGGTCCCACGGGCGCCAGCATCGCCGTGAGCGCGGGGGGCGGCGTCGCCGGCCCGACCCCCTTCAACAACCTGCAGCCTTACCAGTCGCTGTTCTTCTTTATCTTCATGCTGGGCTATTTCCCGTCGCGTGATTGA
- a CDS encoding DUF6916 family protein has protein sequence MTIDIATLSHEMFAPHLGQTFRFLAPEDGSVITDVELTKLTARPECTPRWAKRTSFSALFETYGPSQLWNGNYQIDHPTMGLMGPFYIVRVIPRAHDRGCFELILN, from the coding sequence ATGACCATCGACATCGCCACCCTGTCCCACGAGATGTTCGCCCCGCATCTCGGCCAGACGTTCCGTTTCCTGGCCCCGGAAGACGGGTCCGTGATCACGGACGTCGAGTTGACGAAGCTGACGGCGCGTCCGGAATGCACGCCGCGCTGGGCGAAGCGCACGTCCTTCTCGGCTCTGTTCGAAACTTACGGCCCCAGCCAGCTGTGGAACGGCAATTACCAGATCGACCATCCGACGATGGGACTGATGGGTCCGTTCTACATCGTGCGCGTCATCCCTCGCGCCCACGACCGGGGCTGTTTCGAACTGATCCTGAACTGA
- a CDS encoding phage tail protein: protein MEVYLGLVIPFAGAYAPQFTAQCLGQQMQVSQNQALFAITGAMYGGNGTTNFNLPDLRGRVMVGSGTSPYLNNQTLNPGNNGGAANNLITAQNLPLHTHAASFTPSGSSTNATVTAAAAIPVSTSVGSSATPAGGNNYLGAFQLNDPGIGITMDGPYSSGTASSGSALIGSASGTVTMGGLTGTVSVSAGGGVSSPTALNNMQPYLALTMLIVTSGIYPMRD from the coding sequence ATGGAAGTTTACCTCGGTCTGGTCATTCCGTTCGCCGGCGCCTACGCTCCGCAGTTCACCGCCCAGTGTTTGGGCCAGCAGATGCAGGTCAGCCAGAACCAGGCCCTGTTCGCCATCACGGGGGCGATGTACGGCGGAAACGGCACCACCAACTTCAATCTGCCGGATCTGCGCGGCCGCGTCATGGTCGGTTCGGGCACCAGCCCCTACCTGAACAATCAGACGCTCAATCCGGGGAACAACGGCGGCGCCGCAAACAATCTCATCACCGCCCAGAACCTGCCCCTGCACACCCACGCCGCATCCTTCACGCCGTCGGGCAGCAGCACCAACGCGACCGTCACCGCCGCCGCGGCCATCCCCGTGAGCACCAGCGTCGGCTCCAGCGCCACCCCGGCGGGCGGCAACAACTATCTCGGCGCGTTCCAGCTCAACGATCCCGGCATCGGCATCACCATGGACGGCCCCTACAGCTCCGGCACCGCCTCGAGCGGCTCGGCGCTGATCGGTTCGGCCTCCGGCACCGTCACGATGGGCGGGCTGACGGGCACGGTGAGCGTTTCGGCCGGTGGCGGCGTCTCCAGCCCGACGGCGCTGAACAACATGCAGCCTTATCTGGCGCTGACCATGCTGATCGTCACCAGCGGCATCTACCCGATGCGCGACTGA
- a CDS encoding GNAT family N-acetyltransferase, with amino-acid sequence MAVLNGSLPLLGGLTVRFPRPSDDDFLMGLFMDARPWLAKAHHDRDFIRTLYEQQYGARRMGQESRYPEHLDFVVEKTGQPVGRIVMDLGRYDWRVSEVEIHRLARGKGIGTDLLRSFQGTAAQMRIPITLSVAEVDTRVHWFYHRLGFDLLAKTSPSLELIWLPPGHPGIQHLPPQILPAQMQQGGAS; translated from the coding sequence ATGGCCGTTCTGAATGGGTCGCTGCCGCTGCTCGGCGGGTTGACGGTGCGGTTTCCCCGCCCATCGGACGACGACTTCCTGATGGGCCTGTTCATGGACGCGCGCCCCTGGCTGGCCAAGGCGCATCACGACCGCGACTTCATCCGGACGCTCTACGAACAGCAGTACGGCGCGCGGCGGATGGGGCAGGAGAGCCGGTATCCGGAACACCTGGATTTCGTCGTCGAGAAGACGGGCCAGCCGGTGGGGCGGATCGTCATGGATCTGGGGCGCTATGACTGGCGCGTGTCGGAGGTGGAGATCCATCGTCTGGCCCGCGGCAAGGGCATCGGCACCGATCTCCTGCGCAGCTTCCAGGGGACCGCGGCGCAGATGCGCATCCCGATCACCTTGTCGGTGGCCGAGGTGGATACGCGCGTTCATTGGTTCTATCACCGGTTGGGCTTCGATCTTCTGGCGAAGACGTCGCCGTCCCTTGAGCTGATCTGGCTGCCGCCGGGTCATCCGGGAATTCAGCACTTGCCGCCGCAGATTCTGCCGGCCCAGATGCAGCAGGGCGGCGCGTCCTGA